TCGAAAATTTGATTGCCCGAGACTGGCTCGCCGTCGATTCGCCGAATCGGCAGTTTGCCGGTCGCGTAGTACAGCGTTCGGCCGTCAGCGTCCGCGTAGACGAGGTTCTGCGTCGGAAGGTCGAACTTCCGGGTCGACTCGAGGATGTCCTCGATCCCCTCGCTGCGTTCAAACTCGTAGATTGCTTCTGTCGTCCGTGTTGCCGTATGGCCGGTCCAGGCGACGCCGACCGTCTGGCCCTCGCGCTCGAGGACGGGGCCGTGAACGGTCTTTTTGAGCTGAACCGTTCGATTGTCGCCGCCGGAAACGACGATTTCGTGCGTTTCGGTGTCGAACTCGCGCCACTCGCCGTTGTAATAGTACTCGTCGGCGTCGGTGGCCGCCTCGAGGTCGTTCTGCTCGTCACTTGCTGTTTCTGACTCACGTAGTTCGTACTCGTAGCAGTCCAGGACGTCCGCGCCGACGTTCGTAAACGACCAGACACCCGTCTCGTTCGCGCCCGCGATGACGAACGGGACGCCGGGGAACGTGGCCCCACGGACCGAGGTGTTTGGGGTCTCGACGTGCTGTTCGTACCACAGCGGCGGCGTCATCAACGTCAAATGCGGGTCGTAGGCGACGACTGGGCTCTCGCTCTCGGTGTGTTCGCCAGACACCACCCAGCTATTCGAGCCGACACCTGTCGGTGATTCGAATCCGGAAAGCCATCTCGTCAGTTCGTGGCCAACAGTGTGCTCGCCCGTCGCACTCGATGGTCGACCGGTGCTGGCCGCGATATCAGAGTCGGTCTCGGGTTCGGTTGTAGCCTCACGTCCGGCCGCCTCGAGTCGCTCGCCGTCGATTCCGTCGTGCAGAATTGGGACGTCGTGATCCAGTCGTTCGGGGTACAACTCCTCGAGGGCGTCCTCGCCCAGTTGATCCGCAATCACCTCGTGGCGAAGCTCGGTGAAATTCCCCGTCAGATCCCACGAGATTTGCTTTTCCATCAGTATCGTATCGACCGGGGTCCACTCACGAGGTTCGTACCCCAGTAACTCAAACTCGAGGGGGAATTGCTCGCCATCGATGGCCGCGTTGACGCCGGCAGCGTAGGCCTCGATGAGCGGTCCGGCGGGGGTCTCACGGACGAGGTCCCAGGTCGCCTCAGCGGCACCGACAAAGTCCATCATCGTGTAGAACCGGTCGTCCGAGACCGTCGCCTCGCCAGCGAGTTCCGACACCTGCCCACGCATCACCCGCCGCTGGAGATCGAGCTGGAAGAGTCGGTCAAAGGCCTGGACGTAACCGACGGCGAACGATGCTGCGCCGTCGGATTCTGCCTCGATTGTCGGCACGCCGTACTCGTCGTAGCGGACAGTCGCCTCGCCGTGTGGATTCGCTATCGTGTCCGATAGCTCCCGGTCAGCCGCGTCCCAGGCTCGCCCCGACAGCGGCGCAACGGTCTCGAGGAGGTCACTGACCGAGTGCAGCGACAGGCCGCCGACGCCTGCAGCGAGCGCCCCAGCAAGGAGGCCACGCCGGGTCGTCTCGTTCATTGCACTTGCTAGCGTCACACAGATTCTCGATCAGTATAACTGTCCGGTCGAGTATCGTCAGGGAGAACGCACATCAGACTATCATCATGTTAGCTAGTTCGGATCCGAACTGCTATAGGGCGCTGTTACGTACCTCGAGGCAGTATCTACCGATGGCATCTACACCTACCCAGACTGAGACACGAGATGGTGAGCAGGCCGCTGCCGCCTGTCCCGTCATCGAATCGCTCGAGCAAATCGGCTCGCAGTGGCGACTGGCCGTCCTCCACGAACTGCTCGAGGGCGAACAGCGATTTAACGAACTCAAGCGCTCGACTGACGCGAACGCGCGGACGCTCTCGCGCGTGCTGGATGACCTCGGCGAGATGGGGTTCGTCGAACGTCGACTCGAGGAGGAGTCTCCGATTGCGACCTACTACAGCCTGACGGACAAAGGCGAGTCACTCGAGCCGGTGTTCGACGAAATCGAGTGCTGGGCGGGGACGTGGCTCGACGAAGAGACGTTCGACGCGTGAGCACAATCGCGAACCGAAGCGAACATCGAAGCCGATGACCACGGCGTATCTCACGATTGACGACGCTCCCTCGCCGACCCTGCCGGAGACGGTCGCCGTCCTCGAGGACCGCGAGGTACCTGCACTGTTCTTTTGTGAAGGGCGTCGGCTGGCTGAATACCCCGACCACGCACGGACGGCCCTTGAGGCCGACTTTCACCTCGGGAACCATACGCACTCACACGCACACGCCTCGGATCTTTCGGTCAAAACGTTCCGCGAGGAACTCGAGCGGACCGAAGTGCTCCTCGAAGACGTCTACGACGCCGCTGGCGTTTCCCGTCCGGCGAAGCTATTTCGCTTTCCGTTTGGCGACAAGGGCGGCGAGCACGCCACAGCGTTTCAGGACCGTCTCGCAGCGGGCGGCTTCGTCTCGCCAGATCCGGACCTGATCGACTACGAGTGGTACCGTGAGGATCACGGCACGGATCGAGACTGGTTCTGGACAGTCGATGTCGCAGACTGGACGGTCGATTCACCCGCAGAACTGGACACAGAACTCGCGGCAAGCGCGGATCGACTCGAGTCGAGCGCGGCTGATATCGTCCTGTTTCACGATGCGGGGAACGCACCTGAATTGGTCGCACACTTCGTCGACCGACTCCTCGAGCGCGGCGTCGAATTTGAGGACCCGGTGTCGCTCGTGGTGTGAGCCGTTCAGTCGTTGACGTTGAGTTCGACCAACTCGAGTGAGCGGTCGAGATAACAGCGGTCGTGTGGTGGGTCGCCGATAATCTGTTGAATCTGGTACTCCTCGTCGAAGGCCGCGCCATCCGGCTCGCAGTATTCGTGGCTGGGGCACTCGACGTACGGACAGGGGCCCTGTAAGCTCGCCTTGCTGCCGGCGTATGCGCCCTGTGAGGGGACGTTCGCGCGTACGGACACGGGTTCAACCTCGACAGCTCGGACGCCGTTGTCGTGCATCGCACACTCGAGCGTCTGGGCGTTTTCTCGAACGTCGGTAATACGATAGGTCGTCTCCGGCGAGAGATTGAGACACTGACTCCGATATGGACAGCCGGCACAGCCGTCGGCTTCCCCCTGATAGACGAACTCGGTCCCCGGCTCGGCCAGCCGAGTGCCGACGAGCGTCACGGTTGACATGTCGACGTATACTCGCTACGCGGGGTTAAGCCTCACGTCCCGTGAGTTCGTCGAGGCGCTCGAAGTACTGCTCGCGGGGCACCTGATACAGCCCGCGATAGTCGATCTCGCCGTCGTCGAACGCCTGCGCTAACTCGAGGGCGCGCTCGAGGGCAGCATCTCGCGTTGGAAACCGGTTTGTCTCGTTCAGCGAGACGTCCGGCTCGAGATAGAAGGTGACGTACCAGTCGGCGGTACCGGCGGTGCTGGTCGGGTTCTGGCCGGGGCGACGGGTGCGTTTGCCGTGTGTGAGATACAGCGTTGGGAGACAGGCAGCCGGGAACGCATCGCCATCGAAGACGTCCGGCCGGTACGCGAGGACGAGCCGGCCGTCGTCGCCGTCCGACCAGACGGTCCAGGCATCGGGAAGCGCCTCGAGCGTGGTCATAGTACTGACTCAGTGTCCGGCGGCTAAATCCCCGTGGTCTTCGAGAGACTCGCGCGACCAACCATGTGATGGATTCTCACGCACTGCAAGTACACTCGAGCTATAAGCTGGTTGTTGTGTAGGTGCTAGTGACGGTCACACTCGCATGAACGTGCGCGCACGAGCGAACTGCGCCATCTCAAGGCGACAGTTTAAGTCAGAACTGACCGATCATGAGCCACGATACCAACCGACTCTGTTCAAATCTGGTAAAAATATCCTGGAAAATATTCCTGGTAAATACCTTTTGTGGCAAACATTAAGTGGCTGGATTACTCACTCATTAAATACTATCGGTATCCGATTCCCGGGCCGATCCACTCCGCGTCCGTCCCCGACGCACGTTGTGACCGACCGTCGACCGGGTCGTCTCGCAATGACGAGTGGTGATCGCTCACACATGACGCACGCATGCGCTGCCGCCCAACGAGAGTTGTACTCGGTGAGACCCGCTCACGGAGTCACGACGAGGACGTCTCGAGGTGTTCCCTCGCTCGAGACGGGTGACTCGCGGCTCAACGCGCCCACTGCGCAGGTGCTGTCCGATACTGGCCCCGCGCGATCACACGCAACCAACGGGGAGACCCAAACCCACACAGTGATACAATGACCGGTGACATCGAGACACTCGAAGAACTCAGTACGGCGTACAAAGAATCGATGCCCGCAGACCTGCGGGAAACCAAGTCCTTCGACTGGTACCTCGAGGCGTGCTACGAGGAGCCGAAAATCGCCCGCAACGCCCACCAGCGCGTCGCGGATATGTTCGACCACTACGGCACCCAGTACGACGAGACCGAAGGCATGGTCGAATACCTGCTCGCGAGCGAAGACCCGCTCAACGACGGTGAAAACACCTTCTACGGGAAGGTAATCCACCAGTCGATCCACGAGTTCGTCAACAAGGTCAAATCGGGTGCCCGACGGCTGGGTCCAGAGCGCCGAATCAAGCTCTTGCTCGGCCCCGTCGGCTCCGGCAAGTCCCACTTCGACAAGCAGGTTCGTCAGTACTTCGAAGACTACACGCTTCGCGATGAGGGGCGCATGTACACGTTCCGCTGGACGAACCTCTGTGACGTCATCAAAGACCAGGACCCCTCCGACGACACCGTTCGCTCGCCGATGAACCAGGACCCGCTGGTCTTGCTCCCACGGGAACAGCGCCAGTCAGTGATCGACGATCTGAACGAACGACTCGACGCCCCCTACACCATCCAGAACGAGCAGGCCCTCGATCCCGAAAGCGAGTTCTACATGGACAAACTGCTGGCGTACTACGACGACGACCTCCAGCAAGTCCTCGAAAACCACATCGAGATCATCCGCTTCGTCGCCGACGAGAACAAGCGCCAGGGCCTCGAGACGTTCGAGCCCAAAGACAAGAAGAATCAGGACGAGACCGAACTCACCGGCGATGTCAACTACTCGAAGATCGCGGTCTACGGCGAAAGTGACCCGCGCGCGTTCGACTACTCGGGGGCGTTCTGTAACGCGAACCGGGGAATCTTCTCCGGCGAGGAATTACTGAAACTCCAGCGGGAGTTCCTCTATGACTTCCTGCACGCGACCCAGGAACAGACGATCAAGCCGAAGAACAACCCGCGAATCGACATCGACCAGGTGATCGTCGGCCGGACGAACATGCCCGAGTACAAGGACAAAAAGGGCGACGAGAAGATGGAGGCGTTCAACGATCGGACGAAACGGATCGACTTCCCCTACGTCCTCTCCTACGAGGACGAGGCCGAAATCTACTGGAAGATGCTCACCAACGCCGACGTGCCCGACATCAACGTCGAGCCACACACCCTCGAGATGGCCGGCCTGTTCGGCGTCCTCACCCGAATCGAGGAACCCGACGCAGAGACAGTCGACCTCCTCTCGAAAGCGAAAGCCTATAACGGCGAGATCGACGAAGGCGACGACGTCGACGTGAAGAAACTCCGCGAGGAAGCAGAAGGCAAAGCCGAGATCGGTGAGGGCATGGTCGGCGTCTCGCCACGGTTCATCGGCGACGAAATCGCCGAGGCAATCATGGACTCGAAACACCGCTCTCGAGGCTTCCTCTCGCCGCTGACGGTGTTTAACTTCTTCGAAGAGAACTTAGAGCACCACGGCTCGATTCCGGAGGACAACTTCGAGAAGTACTACCGCTACCTCGAGGTCGTCCGCGAGGAGTACAAAGAGCGCGCCATCGAGGACGTGCGCCACGCGCTCGCCTACGATCTGGACGAAATCCAGCGCCAGGGCGAGAAGTACATGGATCACGTGATGGCCTACATCGACGACGACACCATCGAAGACGAACTGACAGGGCGCGAGCAAGAACCCGACGAGACGTTCCTCCGAAGCGTCGAGGAGAAACTCGACATTCCGGAAGACCGCAAGGAGGACTTCCGCCAGGAAGTGAGCAACTGGGTCTCCCGTCGTGCCCGCGAGGGCGAGGCGTTCAACCCGCAGGACAACGAGCGCCTGCGCCGCGCACTCGAGCGCAAACTCTGGGAGGACAAGAAACACAACATCAACTTCTCCGCGCTGGTGTCGGCCAACGAGTTCGACGACGACGAACGCTCCGCCTGGATCGACGCCCTGATCGAACAGGGCTACTCCGAAGGCGGCGCAAAGGAGGTGCTCGAGTTCGCTGGCGCAGAGGTCGCCAAAGCGGAGATCGACGACTAATATGAGTGTGACCTAATATGACTGGCGACGACTACGTCACCGAGGCCGACCGCGAACTCGAGGCGACCTACGAGGAGCCGATGAGCCTTGCGGCGTACGTCGACCGGCTCTTCGAGAACCCGACGATAGCCTCCCACGCCTCGAAGTACTTGCTCGAGGCAATCGAAGCCGCCGGCACGCGCACGGTGGTCGAAGAAGGCGAAGAGAACGAGCGATACCGCTTCTTCGACGACCCGCATAATGACGGCGAGCATGCGATTCTGGGCAACACTGAAGTGCTAAACGGGTTCGTCGACGACCTCCGATCAATCGCTGCGGGCCGGGCGAAAGACGAGAAAATCATCTGGTTCGAAGGGCCGACGGCGACCGGCAAATCCGAACTCAAGCGGTGTCTGGTCAACGGCCTGCGCGAGTACTCGAAAACACCCGAAGGCCGCCGGTACACGGTCGAGTGGAACATTACGAGCACCGACGCCGACGACCGCAGCCTGAGCTACGGTGGTGATCCGACTGCGGGTGACGAC
The Natronolimnobius baerhuensis DNA segment above includes these coding regions:
- a CDS encoding penicillin acylase family protein; the encoded protein is MNETTRRGLLAGALAAGVGGLSLHSVSDLLETVAPLSGRAWDAADRELSDTIANPHGEATVRYDEYGVPTIEAESDGAASFAVGYVQAFDRLFQLDLQRRVMRGQVSELAGEATVSDDRFYTMMDFVGAAEATWDLVRETPAGPLIEAYAAGVNAAIDGEQFPLEFELLGYEPREWTPVDTILMEKQISWDLTGNFTELRHEVIADQLGEDALEELYPERLDHDVPILHDGIDGERLEAAGREATTEPETDSDIAASTGRPSSATGEHTVGHELTRWLSGFESPTGVGSNSWVVSGEHTESESPVVAYDPHLTLMTPPLWYEQHVETPNTSVRGATFPGVPFVIAGANETGVWSFTNVGADVLDCYEYELRESETASDEQNDLEAATDADEYYYNGEWREFDTETHEIVVSGGDNRTVQLKKTVHGPVLEREGQTVGVAWTGHTATRTTEAIYEFERSEGIEDILESTRKFDLPTQNLVYADADGRTLYYATGKLPIRRIDGEPVSGNQIFDGSAGEGEWDGFTPFGDSSWEGFVPFEEKPHVIDADVLATANQRVVDDPDHYIGVDYAMPYRGARIEDQLAERIDSGESTDLQFHRDLQADVVDGRAEQFVPVLLEAIADHETISDRLTDAADSLEEWDTRMARDSYPALVFARWLAHYRRAVFEPTFSDHDLDESYYPNDWVLANFSADSDWFDDRTRAETMVAALQDSLEEIDAEGWETYGDWNSTRPLEHPFSVEAPFLDYEERPADGSVATVKNYRVDSGVGASWRMVVEPGGEATAILPGGNSGDYFSAHYDDQFQPWLDGEQKSMARDGRTDGAVDAMFEATSERGDGES
- a CDS encoding winged helix-turn-helix transcriptional regulator, translating into MASTPTQTETRDGEQAAAACPVIESLEQIGSQWRLAVLHELLEGEQRFNELKRSTDANARTLSRVLDDLGEMGFVERRLEEESPIATYYSLTDKGESLEPVFDEIECWAGTWLDEETFDA
- a CDS encoding polysaccharide deacetylase family protein, which codes for MTTAYLTIDDAPSPTLPETVAVLEDREVPALFFCEGRRLAEYPDHARTALEADFHLGNHTHSHAHASDLSVKTFREELERTEVLLEDVYDAAGVSRPAKLFRFPFGDKGGEHATAFQDRLAAGGFVSPDPDLIDYEWYREDHGTDRDWFWTVDVADWTVDSPAELDTELAASADRLESSAADIVLFHDAGNAPELVAHFVDRLLERGVEFEDPVSLVV
- a CDS encoding UPF0179 family protein; this translates as MSTVTLVGTRLAEPGTEFVYQGEADGCAGCPYRSQCLNLSPETTYRITDVRENAQTLECAMHDNGVRAVEVEPVSVRANVPSQGAYAGSKASLQGPCPYVECPSHEYCEPDGAAFDEEYQIQQIIGDPPHDRCYLDRSLELVELNVND
- a CDS encoding DUF5820 family protein, which gives rise to MTTLEALPDAWTVWSDGDDGRLVLAYRPDVFDGDAFPAACLPTLYLTHGKRTRRPGQNPTSTAGTADWYVTFYLEPDVSLNETNRFPTRDAALERALELAQAFDDGEIDYRGLYQVPREQYFERLDELTGREA
- a CDS encoding PrkA family serine protein kinase, whose translation is MTGDIETLEELSTAYKESMPADLRETKSFDWYLEACYEEPKIARNAHQRVADMFDHYGTQYDETEGMVEYLLASEDPLNDGENTFYGKVIHQSIHEFVNKVKSGARRLGPERRIKLLLGPVGSGKSHFDKQVRQYFEDYTLRDEGRMYTFRWTNLCDVIKDQDPSDDTVRSPMNQDPLVLLPREQRQSVIDDLNERLDAPYTIQNEQALDPESEFYMDKLLAYYDDDLQQVLENHIEIIRFVADENKRQGLETFEPKDKKNQDETELTGDVNYSKIAVYGESDPRAFDYSGAFCNANRGIFSGEELLKLQREFLYDFLHATQEQTIKPKNNPRIDIDQVIVGRTNMPEYKDKKGDEKMEAFNDRTKRIDFPYVLSYEDEAEIYWKMLTNADVPDINVEPHTLEMAGLFGVLTRIEEPDAETVDLLSKAKAYNGEIDEGDDVDVKKLREEAEGKAEIGEGMVGVSPRFIGDEIAEAIMDSKHRSRGFLSPLTVFNFFEENLEHHGSIPEDNFEKYYRYLEVVREEYKERAIEDVRHALAYDLDEIQRQGEKYMDHVMAYIDDDTIEDELTGREQEPDETFLRSVEEKLDIPEDRKEDFRQEVSNWVSRRAREGEAFNPQDNERLRRALERKLWEDKKHNINFSALVSANEFDDDERSAWIDALIEQGYSEGGAKEVLEFAGAEVAKAEIDD